A region from the Lysobacter antibioticus genome encodes:
- the sppA gene encoding signal peptide peptidase SppA, whose amino-acid sequence MNDTAPRRGPLARFFVGAWDTMNFTRRLIFNLVFFGFLFFFLLAVVFGGRAQPLLERTTLVIAPEGTLVEQFSSDPASRALGRIFGDKDEEVQLRDLLRALDAAKSDKRIERVVLRLDKLQTSGMASMRELSEAVARLKASKKEVIAFSESMDQKQYLIAAQANEVFLDPMGGLLIEGLGRYRQYYREGLQDKLGVDVHLFRVGEFKSAAEPYILDAASEESKTADLFWMNDLWSRYLGDVAKARKLDPAQLAAGIDELPQRLAAVKGDLGKYAVQQKLVDGLKTREEVDTLLTKRGIADEDADGGFRQISFEAYVAGLDRVVNPADTRPQVAIVVAEGEISGGEQPPGTIGGVSTAALLREARDDDHVKALVLRVDSPGGEVFASEQIRREIVALKAAGKPVVVSMGDLAASGGYWISMNADKIYADPSTITGSIGIFGMIPTVPRALEKIGVHTDGVGTTRLAGAFDITRPLSPEVGAVIQNVIDKGYADFTGRVATARKRPVADIDAVARGRVWSGAQAKERGLVDALGGLPEAIADVATRAKLGKVEDYRVRYVEKMPTPFERFFASFAQSRAGAALLGQSDLARGLLSEAMPQAAADLRFLQSSIKPTSGVPIKALAYCFCEL is encoded by the coding sequence ATGAACGATACCGCCCCGCGTCGCGGCCCCCTGGCCCGTTTCTTCGTCGGCGCCTGGGACACGATGAACTTCACCCGCCGGTTGATCTTCAACCTGGTGTTCTTCGGTTTCCTGTTCTTCTTTCTGCTCGCGGTGGTCTTCGGCGGTCGCGCACAGCCTTTGCTCGAGCGCACCACCCTGGTGATCGCGCCCGAAGGCACCCTGGTCGAGCAATTCAGCAGCGATCCGGCCTCGCGCGCGCTCGGCCGCATCTTCGGCGACAAGGACGAGGAAGTGCAGCTGCGCGACCTGTTGCGCGCGCTGGACGCGGCCAAGAGCGACAAGCGCATCGAACGCGTCGTGCTGCGCCTGGACAAGTTGCAGACCTCGGGCATGGCCTCGATGCGCGAGTTGTCCGAAGCGGTCGCGCGCCTGAAGGCGAGCAAGAAGGAAGTCATCGCTTTCTCCGAGAGCATGGACCAGAAGCAGTACCTGATCGCGGCGCAGGCCAACGAGGTCTTCCTCGACCCGATGGGCGGGCTGCTGATCGAAGGCCTCGGCCGCTATCGCCAGTACTACCGCGAAGGCCTGCAGGACAAGCTCGGCGTCGACGTGCACCTGTTCCGCGTCGGCGAGTTCAAGTCGGCCGCCGAACCCTACATCCTCGACGCCGCCTCGGAAGAGTCCAAGACCGCCGACCTGTTCTGGATGAACGACCTGTGGTCGCGTTACCTCGGCGACGTCGCCAAGGCGCGCAAGCTCGATCCGGCCCAGCTCGCCGCCGGCATCGACGAGTTGCCGCAGCGCCTGGCCGCGGTCAAGGGCGACCTGGGCAAGTACGCCGTGCAGCAGAAGCTGGTCGACGGCCTGAAGACCCGCGAAGAAGTCGACACCCTGCTGACCAAGCGCGGTATCGCCGACGAAGACGCCGACGGCGGCTTCCGCCAGATTTCGTTCGAAGCCTATGTCGCCGGCCTCGACCGCGTGGTCAATCCGGCCGACACCCGTCCGCAGGTCGCCATCGTCGTGGCCGAAGGCGAGATCAGCGGCGGCGAGCAGCCGCCGGGCACGATCGGCGGTGTCTCCACCGCGGCCCTGCTGCGCGAGGCCCGCGACGACGATCACGTCAAGGCGCTGGTGCTGCGGGTGGATTCGCCCGGCGGCGAAGTGTTCGCCTCCGAGCAGATCCGCCGCGAGATCGTCGCCCTCAAGGCCGCCGGCAAGCCGGTGGTGGTATCGATGGGTGACCTGGCCGCCTCGGGCGGCTACTGGATCTCGATGAACGCCGACAAGATCTACGCCGATCCTTCGACCATCACCGGTTCGATCGGCATCTTCGGCATGATCCCGACCGTGCCGCGCGCGCTGGAGAAGATCGGCGTGCACACCGACGGCGTCGGCACCACCCGGCTGGCCGGTGCCTTCGACATCACCCGTCCGCTGTCGCCGGAAGTCGGCGCGGTGATCCAGAACGTCATCGACAAGGGCTACGCCGATTTCACCGGTCGCGTCGCCACAGCGCGCAAGCGCCCGGTCGCCGACATCGATGCGGTCGCGCGCGGCCGCGTCTGGAGCGGCGCGCAAGCCAAGGAGCGCGGTCTGGTCGACGCCCTCGGCGGCCTGCCCGAAGCGATCGCCGACGTCGCCACCCGCGCCAAGCTCGGCAAGGTCGAGGACTACCGCGTGCGTTACGTCGAAAAGATGCCGACGCCGTTCGAGCGTTTCTTCGCCAGCTTCGCCCAGAGCCGCGCCGGCGCCGCGCTGCTCGGCCAGTCCGATCTCGCTCGCGGTCTGCTGAGCGAGGCGATGCCGCAGGCGGCCGCCGACCTGCGCTTCCTGCAAAGCTCGATCAAGCCGACCAGCGGCGTGCCGATCAAGGCGCTGGCCTACTGCTTCTGCGAGCTCTGA
- a CDS encoding MATE family efflux transporter, whose translation MSASSPSISRAGLAGEIRTTVVLAAPLVAGHVSTGLIGFVDNTLAGHHSTTTLASVTIGTALWWLPMMVPIGTLLSVPPSVSQLEGAGRRGEIGGLFRQALWMAVLLSVFLFAFLTLIPHALAAMGIAAEIIPGARDFLHGIRWGVPALTLFFCMRYLSEGLHWTLPTMLLSAGGLLILLPLGYVLTFGKFGLPEMGAGGLGIASAAMLWVQAIGFFLVLRKARRFADLRLFERFDPPHWPTIRGLLATGLPIGVTVLMEGSLFIVTALLIGRLGEVPASAHQIAINLSALCFMVPMGLAEATTVRVGHSLGRRDYHGVRNAAFAGYAIVVGTQLLSGILLLTANDLLVSFYTADAAVATLAASLLLYAAAFQFPDGIQVLSAGALRGLKDTRRPMILAALAYWGVGMPVGAGLGLGLGWGPKGMWIGLIAGLTVASVLLCTRFMRSSEPERLARRMAEESPHEVDPRETGCTREA comes from the coding sequence ATGTCTGCGTCATCCCCTTCCATCTCCCGCGCCGGTCTGGCCGGAGAGATCCGTACCACCGTCGTCCTGGCCGCGCCGCTCGTCGCCGGCCACGTTTCCACCGGGCTGATCGGCTTCGTCGACAACACCCTCGCCGGCCACCACAGCACCACCACGCTGGCCTCGGTCACCATCGGCACCGCCTTGTGGTGGCTGCCGATGATGGTGCCGATCGGCACCCTGCTATCGGTGCCGCCGTCGGTATCCCAGCTCGAAGGCGCCGGCCGCCGAGGCGAAATCGGCGGCTTGTTCCGCCAGGCCTTGTGGATGGCGGTGCTGCTGAGCGTGTTTCTGTTTGCGTTCCTGACTCTGATCCCGCACGCGCTGGCGGCGATGGGGATCGCGGCGGAGATCATTCCCGGCGCGCGCGACTTCCTGCACGGCATCCGCTGGGGCGTGCCGGCGCTGACCCTGTTCTTCTGCATGCGCTATCTCAGCGAAGGCCTGCACTGGACTCTGCCGACGATGCTGCTCAGCGCCGGCGGCCTGTTGATCCTGCTGCCACTGGGCTATGTGCTGACCTTCGGCAAGTTCGGCCTGCCGGAAATGGGCGCGGGCGGGCTCGGCATCGCCTCGGCGGCGATGCTGTGGGTGCAGGCGATCGGCTTCTTCCTGGTGCTGCGCAAGGCCAGGCGCTTCGCCGACCTGCGCCTGTTCGAGCGCTTCGACCCGCCGCATTGGCCGACCATCCGCGGCCTGCTCGCGACCGGCCTGCCGATCGGCGTGACGGTGTTGATGGAGGGCAGTCTGTTCATCGTCACCGCGCTGTTGATCGGCCGCCTCGGCGAAGTGCCGGCGTCGGCGCACCAGATCGCGATCAATCTGTCGGCGCTGTGCTTCATGGTGCCGATGGGGCTGGCCGAGGCGACCACGGTGCGGGTCGGCCATTCCCTGGGCCGGCGCGACTACCACGGCGTGCGCAATGCCGCGTTCGCCGGCTATGCGATCGTGGTCGGCACCCAGTTGCTCTCGGGCATCCTGCTGCTGACCGCCAACGACCTGCTGGTGAGCTTCTACACCGCCGACGCCGCGGTCGCGACCCTGGCCGCTTCGCTGCTGCTGTACGCCGCCGCGTTCCAGTTCCCCGACGGCATCCAGGTGCTGTCGGCCGGCGCGCTGCGCGGGCTCAAGGACACCCGCAGGCCGATGATCCTGGCCGCGCTGGCCTATTGGGGCGTCGGCATGCCGGTCGGCGCCGGCCTGGGCCTGGGCCTGGGTTGGGGCCCGAAGGGCATGTGGATCGGCCTGATCGCCGGCCTGACCGTGGCCTCGGTGCTGCTGTGCACGCGCTTCATGCGCTCCAGCGAGCCCGAGCGCCTGGCCCGGCGCATGGCCGAGGAATCGCCGCACGAGGTCGACCCGCGCGAGACCGGCTGCACCCGCGAAGCCTGA
- a CDS encoding DUF3667 domain-containing protein produces MTDSSSSPAGGHGDLTHCENCQTLLQGHYCHVCSQSVVNPIRHAGHALEEVFESFWHLDGRIFRTLRDLLSPGRVARNYIGGHRVRYVAPLRLFVIVSVLTFFVAQFAIHVDENAQGFDVHTMQNTTVRLGNSKKQIKNADSIVEVEALRARTVKELQAASQAVPAEARNAIDTSINTINRQADKRIEKLRVEQGLDAKQVAEQKAAGVRDAFVPKTGTLEAAKTLAEVERVRDERIAPLQAGLAKLAPKSVAAIEQANKIRLVNAEAGCRAAQLQQLHALASEGPVARKSDPERYGEVDCEDIGDPLSFNGKAWNAQTNPLTVSWWPKAANDWLNKQVGRGEANIKRLRKEPWRYVHTLISAVPTALFLMVPLFALLLKIAYLGSGRGYLEHLAVALYSHVYLCLSILAMFVLMLLGGAITPHWPGFVWIGGWGIGLLWAWMPIYLLIMQKRVYGNGWLVTLLRYSVIGTLYFFLLTFAAMILAVAAVVRM; encoded by the coding sequence ATGACTGACTCTTCATCTTCGCCTGCCGGCGGCCACGGCGATCTCACCCATTGCGAGAACTGCCAGACCTTGTTGCAGGGGCATTACTGCCATGTCTGCAGCCAGTCGGTGGTCAATCCGATCCGCCACGCCGGCCACGCCCTGGAGGAAGTGTTCGAGTCGTTCTGGCATCTGGACGGGCGCATTTTCCGCACTTTGCGCGATCTGCTGTCTCCGGGCCGGGTGGCCCGCAACTACATCGGCGGCCACCGCGTGCGCTATGTCGCGCCGCTGCGGTTGTTCGTGATCGTCTCGGTGCTGACCTTCTTCGTCGCCCAGTTCGCGATCCACGTCGACGAGAACGCCCAGGGCTTCGACGTGCACACCATGCAGAACACCACGGTGCGCCTGGGCAACAGCAAGAAGCAGATCAAGAACGCCGACAGCATCGTCGAGGTCGAAGCGCTGCGCGCGCGCACGGTCAAGGAACTGCAGGCCGCCAGCCAGGCTGTGCCGGCCGAGGCGCGCAACGCCATCGACACCTCGATCAACACGATCAACCGCCAAGCCGACAAGCGCATCGAGAAGTTGCGCGTCGAGCAGGGCCTCGATGCGAAGCAGGTCGCCGAACAGAAAGCGGCCGGCGTGCGCGACGCGTTCGTGCCCAAGACCGGCACCCTCGAAGCGGCCAAGACCCTGGCCGAGGTCGAACGCGTGCGCGACGAGCGCATCGCGCCGCTGCAGGCCGGACTGGCCAAGCTGGCGCCGAAATCCGTCGCCGCGATCGAGCAGGCCAACAAGATCCGCCTGGTCAACGCCGAAGCCGGCTGCCGCGCCGCCCAGTTGCAACAGCTGCACGCGCTGGCCAGCGAAGGGCCGGTCGCGCGCAAGTCCGACCCGGAGCGCTACGGCGAGGTCGATTGCGAAGACATCGGCGATCCGCTGTCGTTCAACGGCAAGGCCTGGAACGCGCAGACCAATCCGCTGACCGTGAGCTGGTGGCCGAAGGCCGCCAACGACTGGCTCAACAAGCAGGTCGGCCGCGGCGAAGCCAACATCAAGCGCCTGCGCAAGGAACCCTGGCGCTATGTGCACACGCTGATCAGCGCGGTGCCGACCGCCCTGTTCCTGATGGTGCCGCTGTTCGCCCTGCTGCTGAAGATCGCCTACCTGGGCTCGGGGCGCGGCTATCTCGAACACCTGGCGGTCGCGCTCTACAGCCACGTCTACCTGTGCCTGTCGATCCTGGCGATGTTCGTGTTGATGCTGCTCGGCGGCGCGATCACCCCGCACTGGCCGGGCTTCGTCTGGATCGGCGGCTGGGGCATCGGCCTGCTCTGGGCGTGGATGCCGATCTATCTGTTGATCATGCAAAAGCGCGTGTACGGCAACGGTTGGCTGGTGACCCTGTTGCGCTACAGCGTGATCGGAACGCTGTATTTCTTCCTGCTGACCTTCGCCGCGATGATCCTGGCGGTGGCCGCCGTGGTGCGGATGTGA
- a CDS encoding DUF4286 family protein has protein sequence MSAHCAGGVVYEVTLDLDDAIAGEYLQWLRAHIAEICALPGFLGADLHETLEPSAPDGRVGLCVQYRLRDQAALEDYLREHAPRLRADGMARFGGRFNASRRVLRTLPR, from the coding sequence GTGAGCGCGCATTGCGCCGGCGGGGTCGTCTACGAGGTCACGCTCGACCTCGACGACGCCATCGCCGGCGAATATCTGCAGTGGCTGCGCGCGCATATCGCCGAGATCTGTGCCCTGCCGGGCTTTCTCGGCGCCGACTTGCACGAAACCCTGGAACCCTCGGCGCCGGACGGCCGCGTCGGTTTGTGCGTGCAGTACCGCCTGCGCGACCAGGCCGCGCTCGAGGACTACCTGCGCGAACATGCGCCGCGGCTGCGTGCCGACGGCATGGCGCGTTTCGGCGGCCGCTTCAACGCCTCGCGCCGGGTGCTGCGGACGCTGCCGCGCTGA
- a CDS encoding antibiotic biosynthesis monooxygenase family protein, which translates to MIVEYIRYTLEPDACEAFERDYARAAVVLDASRHCLAYELSRCVDEPHRYLLRIEWDSAQGHLQGFRGSPEFREFLAAIRGYIGAIEEMRHYAPTAVVGAKAATA; encoded by the coding sequence ATGATCGTCGAATACATCCGCTACACCCTCGAGCCCGACGCCTGCGAGGCCTTCGAGCGCGACTACGCGCGCGCCGCTGTCGTGCTGGACGCATCCAGGCATTGTCTGGCCTACGAACTCTCGCGCTGCGTCGACGAACCGCACCGCTATCTGCTGCGGATCGAGTGGGACAGCGCGCAGGGCCATCTGCAGGGCTTTCGCGGCAGCCCGGAGTTCCGCGAGTTCCTCGCCGCGATCCGAGGTTACATCGGCGCGATCGAGGAGATGCGGCATTACGCGCCGACCGCGGTGGTGGGGGCGAAGGCGGCGACGGCCTGA
- a CDS encoding DUF3106 domain-containing protein has translation MRRSDSPRRWICGLALAAVAVLTPAAAVPPDLGEILQRLPPSVQARLQENAKRWAGWSPDQRRDFNHSAAQWDALSAAQRGERRERYLAWQALSAQERAQAQAAAARYAALPPDQQLALRAQFDAIDRSDRRGWLLGPALGADYPALQPLLAQMPEAQHGAMREALRAMTPMQRKDLAVLVQRTPPHDRQRLRSGLLATPAPNRGAWLSEELQR, from the coding sequence ATGCGCCGCAGTGATTCCCCGCGCCGTTGGATATGCGGCCTGGCCCTGGCTGCCGTGGCGGTGCTGACCCCGGCCGCGGCCGTGCCGCCCGATCTCGGCGAGATCCTGCAGCGCCTGCCGCCGTCGGTACAGGCGCGCCTGCAGGAAAACGCCAAGCGCTGGGCCGGCTGGAGCCCGGATCAGCGCCGCGACTTCAACCACAGCGCGGCGCAGTGGGATGCCCTGAGCGCGGCGCAACGCGGCGAACGCCGCGAACGCTATCTGGCCTGGCAGGCCTTGAGCGCGCAGGAACGCGCCCAGGCCCAGGCCGCGGCGGCGCGCTACGCGGCCCTGCCGCCGGACCAGCAACTCGCCCTGCGCGCGCAGTTCGACGCCATCGACCGCAGCGATCGCCGCGGTTGGTTGCTCGGCCCCGCGCTCGGCGCCGACTACCCGGCCTTGCAGCCCTTGCTGGCGCAGATGCCCGAAGCCCAGCACGGCGCCATGCGCGAGGCCTTGCGCGCGATGACGCCGATGCAACGCAAGGATCTGGCGGTGCTGGTCCAGCGCACGCCGCCGCACGACCGCCAGCGCCTGCGCAGCGGGCTGCTGGCGACCCCGGCGCCGAACCGCGGCGCCTGGCTCAGCGAAGAACTGCAGCGCTGA
- a CDS encoding primosomal protein N', producing the protein MPEALFPPPSTVWRVALPLPLPRLFDYLPPASQADGDAAVGHRVRVPFGRRELVGVVAEVGAPEYEADPAALKTALGRIDADPLLHGELFDSLRWLARYTHAPLGEVLATALPGPLRHGEPLPDTHAWAWCLTEAGRTGREGLRAGRPRRLADLLQDGPLDEDRLDEALDDWRSAARALAKRGLAERIAVPASAHAPAPRPGPALNEEQQDAVDTVLAADGFVPFLLDGVTGSGKTEVYLHAIADCLARGKQALVLVPEIGLTPQTLARFRARLGVPIHALHSGLSDGERARTWAAFARGEARVAVGTRSAVFLPLLQPGLIVIDEEHDGSFKQQDGIRYHARDFALVRAKALNIPILLGSATPSLESLRNVQAGRYGHLRLQRRAGQAQAPQVRVVDVRKRPIEAGLSPELVDAIAQGLHAGGQVLVFKNRRGYAPVLLCHDCGWTAHCPRCSTPLKGTPMTVHGGGRRLQCHHCGTRRPAPNACPDCGGLALQSQGAGTERIEESLSARFPDYPVRRIDRGTTQRRDALEQHLAEFGTAPGILVGTQMLAKGHDLPNLTLVAVVGIDEGLFSADFRAPEKLAQLLIQVAGRAGRADKLGQVLLQTHHPEHPLLHTLLTGGYAAFAETELAQREAADFPPFAHMALLRAEAQDVDVANAFLAKARRELDAFADPRRRPAPGQRPALEINGPLPAPMPRRAGYQRAQLILTALERRHLHAALDAALPAIYACPEARKVRWSLDVDPIDLY; encoded by the coding sequence ATGCCCGAGGCCCTGTTTCCACCGCCGTCGACCGTCTGGCGCGTCGCTCTGCCGCTGCCGTTGCCGCGGCTGTTCGACTATCTGCCGCCTGCGAGCCAGGCCGACGGCGACGCCGCGGTCGGCCACCGCGTGCGGGTGCCGTTCGGCCGCCGCGAGCTGGTCGGGGTGGTCGCCGAAGTCGGTGCGCCCGAGTACGAAGCCGACCCGGCCGCGCTCAAGACCGCCCTGGGCCGGATCGACGCCGACCCGCTGCTGCACGGCGAGCTGTTCGATTCGCTGCGCTGGCTGGCACGCTACACCCACGCCCCGCTCGGCGAAGTCCTGGCGACCGCCCTGCCCGGGCCGCTGCGCCACGGCGAGCCGCTGCCCGATACCCATGCCTGGGCCTGGTGCCTGACCGAGGCCGGCCGCACCGGCCGCGAAGGTCTGCGCGCCGGCCGCCCGCGCCGCCTCGCCGACCTGCTGCAGGACGGCCCCCTGGACGAAGACCGTCTCGACGAGGCCCTGGACGACTGGCGCAGCGCCGCGCGGGCCCTGGCCAAGCGCGGGCTGGCCGAACGCATCGCGGTGCCGGCCAGCGCGCACGCCCCGGCACCGCGCCCGGGGCCGGCGCTCAACGAGGAACAGCAGGACGCCGTCGACACGGTGTTGGCCGCCGATGGCTTCGTGCCGTTCCTGCTCGACGGCGTCACCGGCAGCGGCAAGACCGAGGTCTACCTGCACGCGATCGCCGACTGCCTGGCGCGCGGCAAGCAGGCCCTGGTGTTGGTGCCGGAGATCGGCCTGACCCCGCAGACCCTGGCGCGCTTTCGCGCCCGCCTCGGCGTGCCGATCCACGCCCTGCACTCGGGCCTGTCCGACGGCGAACGCGCCCGCACCTGGGCCGCGTTCGCGCGCGGCGAAGCGCGGGTCGCGGTCGGCACCCGCTCGGCGGTGTTCCTGCCGCTGCTGCAGCCGGGCCTGATCGTGATCGACGAGGAACACGACGGCAGCTTCAAGCAGCAGGACGGCATCCGTTACCACGCCCGCGATTTCGCCCTGGTCCGGGCCAAGGCTTTGAACATCCCGATCCTGCTCGGCAGCGCCACCCCGTCGCTGGAGTCGCTGCGCAACGTCCAGGCCGGGCGCTACGGTCATCTGCGCCTGCAACGCCGCGCCGGCCAGGCGCAAGCGCCGCAGGTGCGGGTGGTCGACGTGCGCAAACGCCCCATCGAGGCCGGCCTGTCGCCGGAACTGGTCGACGCCATCGCCCAGGGCCTCCACGCCGGCGGCCAGGTGCTGGTGTTCAAGAACCGGCGCGGCTATGCGCCGGTGCTGCTGTGCCACGACTGCGGCTGGACCGCGCACTGCCCGCGTTGCAGCACGCCGCTCAAGGGCACGCCGATGACCGTGCACGGCGGCGGCCGGCGCCTGCAATGCCACCACTGCGGCACGCGCCGGCCGGCACCGAACGCCTGCCCCGACTGCGGCGGCCTGGCCCTGCAATCGCAGGGCGCCGGCACCGAACGCATCGAAGAGTCCTTGAGCGCGCGCTTCCCCGATTACCCGGTGCGCCGCATCGACCGCGGCACCACCCAGCGCCGCGACGCGCTCGAACAGCATCTGGCCGAGTTCGGCACCGCGCCCGGCATCCTGGTCGGCACGCAGATGCTCGCCAAGGGCCACGACCTGCCGAACCTGACCCTGGTCGCGGTGGTCGGCATCGACGAAGGCTTGTTCAGCGCCGACTTCCGCGCGCCGGAGAAACTCGCCCAACTATTGATCCAGGTGGCCGGCCGCGCCGGCCGCGCCGACAAGCTCGGGCAGGTGCTGCTGCAGACCCATCACCCCGAGCATCCGTTGCTGCATACGCTGTTGACCGGCGGCTATGCCGCGTTCGCCGAAACCGAACTGGCGCAACGCGAAGCCGCCGACTTTCCGCCGTTCGCGCACATGGCCCTGCTGCGCGCCGAAGCGCAAGACGTCGACGTCGCCAACGCCTTCCTGGCCAAGGCACGACGCGAGCTCGATGCCTTCGCCGATCCGCGCCGACGCCCCGCGCCGGGACAGCGCCCGGCCCTGGAAATCAACGGCCCCTTGCCGGCGCCGATGCCGCGCCGTGCCGGTTACCAGCGCGCGCAATTGATCCTGACCGCGCTGGAACGGCGCCACCTGCACGCCGCACTCGATGCCGCCCTGCCGGCGATCTACGCCTGCCCGGAAGCGCGCAAGGTGCGCTGGTCGCTGGATGTGGATCCGATCGATTTGTATTGA
- a CDS encoding NYN domain-containing protein, with protein sequence MAAEEKRIALLIDADNAPAAKIDVILTEVASYGVANVRRAYGDWKSPNLKSWEAVLHDYAIRPMQQFAYSKGKNASDMAMVIDAMDMLYARNLDGFAIVSSDADFTPLVMRLLTEGAKVYGFGEQKTPEPFVNACSKFTYVEALAQPVSVDGMPDDSPATPVRSAKDLRSDTRLVQMLRRAVDAAGGDDGWSRLATIGQQIGNQASFDPRNYGYRKLSDLIEAMGLFEIRRDKLTVWVRGKPKGGAKKSADSKPPASTPASATAPASKPAAGKPPANKPAASKPKVKAKT encoded by the coding sequence ATGGCCGCAGAGGAAAAACGCATCGCGCTGCTGATCGACGCCGACAACGCACCGGCGGCGAAGATCGACGTGATCCTGACCGAGGTGGCCAGCTACGGCGTCGCCAACGTGCGCCGCGCCTATGGCGACTGGAAGAGCCCGAACCTCAAGAGCTGGGAAGCGGTGCTGCACGACTACGCGATCCGGCCGATGCAGCAATTCGCCTACAGCAAGGGCAAGAACGCATCCGACATGGCGATGGTCATCGATGCGATGGACATGCTGTATGCGCGCAACCTCGACGGATTCGCGATCGTCTCCAGCGATGCCGATTTCACCCCGCTGGTGATGCGCCTGCTGACCGAAGGCGCCAAGGTCTACGGTTTCGGCGAGCAGAAGACGCCGGAGCCCTTCGTCAACGCTTGCTCGAAGTTCACCTATGTCGAGGCCCTGGCCCAGCCGGTCAGCGTCGACGGCATGCCCGACGACAGCCCGGCGACGCCGGTGCGCAGCGCCAAAGACCTGCGCAGCGATACGCGCCTGGTGCAGATGCTGCGGCGCGCGGTCGATGCCGCCGGCGGCGACGACGGCTGGTCGCGATTGGCGACGATCGGCCAGCAGATCGGCAACCAGGCCTCGTTCGATCCGCGCAACTACGGTTACCGCAAACTCAGCGACCTGATCGAGGCGATGGGCCTGTTCGAGATACGGCGCGACAAATTGACCGTGTGGGTGCGCGGCAAGCCCAAGGGCGGTGCGAAGAAATCGGCGGACAGCAAACCGCCGGCGAGCACGCCGGCGTCCGCTACGGCGCCGGCCAGCAAGCCCGCCGCGGGCAAGCCGCCCGCGAACAAGCCGGCGGCGAGTAAGCCGAAGGTCAAGGCCAAGACCTGA
- the tal gene encoding transaldolase — protein sequence MTNQLEQLRELSAVVADTGDIEAIARFRPLDATTNPSLLLKASALPAYAPLIEAAVAAAQGPDTAARVNDAGLRLAVAIGGEILKLIPGRVSTEVDARLSFDTDATLAQARRIVELYGQAGIGRERLLIKIASTWEGIRAAEQLEREGIHCNLTLLFSFAQAVACAEAGVYLISPFVGRILDWHLANGTPKPATPADDPGVQSVARIWQYYKRHGYATVVMGASFRNTGQVLALAGCDRLTISPELLGELEAGHDTVARALNDDGQRAAPDAKLDEAAFRWQHNEDAMATDKLADGIRRFAADQRKLEDLLTRHLS from the coding sequence ATGACCAACCAGCTCGAACAACTGCGCGAACTCTCCGCCGTCGTCGCCGACACCGGCGACATCGAAGCCATCGCCCGCTTCCGTCCGCTCGATGCGACCACCAACCCCTCCTTGCTGCTCAAGGCCTCGGCCTTGCCGGCGTATGCCCCGCTGATCGAAGCCGCGGTCGCCGCGGCGCAAGGCCCCGACACCGCCGCACGCGTCAACGACGCCGGCCTGCGCCTGGCCGTCGCGATCGGCGGCGAGATCCTCAAACTGATCCCCGGCCGCGTCTCCACCGAAGTCGACGCGCGCCTGAGCTTCGATACCGATGCGACCCTGGCCCAGGCCCGTCGCATCGTCGAGCTGTACGGCCAGGCCGGCATCGGCCGCGAGCGCCTGCTGATCAAGATCGCCTCGACCTGGGAAGGCATCCGCGCCGCCGAACAGCTCGAACGCGAAGGCATCCACTGCAACCTCACTTTGCTGTTCTCGTTCGCCCAGGCCGTGGCCTGCGCCGAGGCCGGCGTGTACCTGATCTCGCCGTTCGTGGGCCGCATCCTCGACTGGCACCTCGCCAACGGCACGCCCAAGCCGGCCACGCCCGCCGACGACCCCGGCGTGCAGTCGGTCGCGCGCATCTGGCAGTACTACAAGCGCCACGGCTACGCCACCGTGGTCATGGGCGCGAGCTTCCGCAACACCGGGCAAGTGCTCGCGCTCGCCGGTTGCGACCGCCTGACCATCTCGCCGGAGTTGCTCGGCGAACTCGAAGCCGGCCACGACACGGTCGCGCGCGCGCTCAACGACGACGGCCAGCGCGCCGCGCCCGATGCGAAGCTCGACGAGGCCGCATTCCGCTGGCAGCACAACGAGGACGCGATGGCGACCGACAAGCTCGCCGACGGCATCCGCCGTTTCGCCGCCGACCAGCGCAAGCTCGAAGACCTGCTCACCCGTCATCTCAGCTGA